The Flavobacterium faecale genomic sequence CCATTGGGTGAGGGAATCCAAAGTTATTTTCGAATTATTAAAGGAAGAAAAAATGAATAAATCAAATACACCAAAATTAACGATAGTAGGTGCAGGACCTGGAGATGTAGAGTTAATTACTGTAAAAGCAATAAAAGCACTTGAAGCTGCAGATGTAGTTTTATATGATGCTTTGGTTAATGAAGATTTATTGCAATACGCAAGCAATGCAGAAATTGTTTTTGTAGGCAAGCGCTTAGGGTGCCATGCTTATAGCCAAGACCAAATCAATGAACTAATTGTTGCCTTGGCGCAGCAACATGGGCATGTAGTACGTTTGAAAGGTGGTGATCCTTTTATCTTTGGTCGTGGAAGTGAGGAAATTGAATTTGCTCATGAAAACGGACTAGAAACAGCGATTGTTCCTGGTATTTCATCTTCTATGGGGGTACCGGCATTAAACGGGATAAGTTTGACGCAACGCAAAGTAGCTGAAAGCTTTTGGGTGATTACAGGTACAACCTCAGATCATAAATTGTCTAAAGATGTGATACTTGCTTCACAATCTGCGGCGACAGTAGTGATCTTGATGGGGATGCATAAGTTAAACGAAATAGTAGCCGTTTATAACGAAAATAGAACGGATGATTTGCCGATAGGAATTATTCAAAATGGTACGCGTGCTGATCAAAAGAAAGTAATTGGTACCATGAGCACGATTTTGAATTTGGTTAAAGACCAGCAAATATCCTCCCCAGCGATTATCGTAATTGGCGAAGTAGTAGGAAATATTTCGAAACTGACAGATTACTTAGAAATTGAAAACCTAGAAGACGAATTTGTTTACCAAAACTTAAGTTTCTAAATTGAACTTTAAAATAGATTATAAAAAAAAAACAGCTTTTAGCTGTTTTTTTTTGCTTTCAACCATAAAAAAATCCCATTCGTATTGAATGGGATTGGTTTTTTATGTTTTTGAATTTTACTGTAACTCTACTTTAATATTGTATTTGTTTGAGTTTAAGATAGAATCAATAGAGCCAAAAGTGGCTACATTTTTTTGCTCTTCTTTCAATTTTTTCATTTCGATTTGTCTCAAACAGTTTTGAAAACGACTTACCTCTTTCAAAGTGGTCAAAATCAAACCAGGAACGAGTGATGTCTTTCCTTCGCTATCTTTGGAAACCATTGTAAAGTAAGACGAATTACAGTGTTTTATGACTCCTGTTTGAATATTTTCGGCCTCGACACGTATACCTACGATCATGGAGGTTCTCCCTACATAATTCACGCTGGCTTTCATGCTTACTAATTCGCCAACTTCTATTGGCATCAAAAAGTTTACGGTATCTACAGAAGCCGTTACGCAATAGTTACCACAAAACTTAGACGCACAAGCAAAAGCAATCTGGTCCATAAGGGAAAGAATATAACCTCCGTGAATTTTACCACTAAAATTGGTATGTGATGGCAGCATTAATTCGGATATCGTAATGTGAGATGAGGTAACTGTTTTGAAAGTAGTATTCATGTATTCGTTCTTAGATTATTGTATTTCTTGTGTTTCTGTGCTCAAAGCTATGAAATTATTTTTTGGCGCTTCGCAAAGTGAGCAACAATAGTCAGCAGGCAAGTCCTCAAACAGTGTTCCAACAGGAATATCTTGGTGTAAATCACCATATTTTGAGTTGTAAACCGTCAAGCAGTCTTGACATTGGTACACATCTTGAACCATTACTTCTTTTTTAGGAATCTTGCTTTCGGTAGTGCTGTCAAGAATAGTATTCCCCAATTGATCAAAATATTTTTTACTAAGTTCGATCAAAATGTTAGGCAGTTCTAGTTTATCAACATCTTGTGCGTGTACAATGTACTCGCGACTATTGGCATCGAAATTTTTGGCATACAAAACATTGAAGGTATCACGTATTTTGATAGATTCCAGTTCTTTGGGCAATTGGTTTTTTTCGACAACTATCGAAGTGAAGTAATGCCCATCACGATTGTAATCTGCAATTCCAAAGGTAAGTCCGTAGGTACTGATATCAAATTGATCAAGGGTACGCACAAGGAACGTTTTTAGATTCAAAGCCCATTCTGTAGCCACCGGTAAATGCCAGTTCAACTCCAACAAAGAGTGGCGGACATTGATTCCGTTTTTACCAAGAAATTTTTCCCATTCTAACTTTTTATCTTTCGGAATCCCTTTTACAATAAATGATTTCCAGGGTGTGATGCATATTTTACCGATTTTACATTCGAAACACAAATCGCATAATTCCTGTAAAAATTTAAGGTCATATTGATTGTTTCTCCAGTACAATCCTAGCCAATATTGGTCGATTCCGAGTCGGTTCATCCCTTCGTAATAAGGGAAAGGATAAAACGGAACATGCAACGGCGCATCTATTGTTCTATTATTGGAGTCTAAAGCTTCGCTAACTAAGCTAAAAATCATGTCGATACCACATGACTCTTGGCGTACAACTTTTTCTATTTCGTAATAAATAGTGGCAATATCCCAAGTGTAAATCAATACAGGATAGACCTCCATGCGTTCCCACTTGGGTAGGCGTACGTATAGGAACCAGTAATCTTCATGCTCAGAAGCAATAAAATTGATGTGGCCAGTAAACAAAGGGACCAATTGCTGCTTTGGATCGGTTATATTGACCTTTAGATCAGGTTGCTCTTTGAATTGTTCTAATATATAAAGTAATTTGTTTCCAGTGAGCCATGGCGTATCACGCAATAAGTCAGAAGAAACGTAGGAGGATACAATATTGTTTCCGCTAGTTTCATTTGGCAGAACAAAATGATGTTTGCCCGCTTTTTCTGGTGGTAAAGATTGGAAACCTTTAGGAAAAATAATGTCTTGTCTGGACCCAAAAGAGATGGTATCAAGTCCTTGTTCTAAGGCCATATTTGCGATTTCTTTTAATTCACTAGGTGATAAAACGCCTCCTTTTACTATCAATCGTGTTAATTCCATTTTTTTCTACTTTAGAGTGTGCTAGTTTTTGTTTGAATCGAATGCCATGCTACCAATTTTTTTCTTTCGAATAAAAAAACTAAGGATGGCGAACAAAACCTGCAACACTAATTGTTATTGGTCTCAAATAGTATGTTAAACGAGGCACTTTGAGTACGACTCGTTTTTTTTATTTTTTGATTACTGATTTTTTTCGAATAAGAAAGCGATACACTTTACAAATCAATAGTATCAGTGGTTATTTTTGCATCCATTATTGCTGCTAATCCATTGCTTAAAAGCAGTTATAACGGAAATTATTTAATTTTAGATAAAATCTCTTTCACTTCGGTTTTGCAACTCCCGCATCCAAGACCTGCGCCAGTGGTTTTGCACAATTCGGTAAAATTGGTGCAACCGCTTTTTATAGCTTCTTCAATATTTCCGCTTCCTACTTGGCTGCAAGAGCACACGAGCTTACCAATTACGGGCTTTGCTTGTGAGCCGCTCCCTCGCAGTAGCATTTCTCGTTTGTCAGACAATTCGATTTTGCTTTCGATCATGGTTTTGAATTCGGCAAATTCATTTTTGTCTCCCATCAAAATGGCGCCTACGAGCAGATCATTTCGAACCACACATTTTTTATAATACCTTTTCTTCAAGTCGGTAAAGACTATTTCTTCATAGGAATCATCATTTTCTGGGAAATCAATTTGACCAATGCTGCAAAGGTTGATGTCTTCGAGTTTTAAAATATTCATTAAAACAGAACCTTTGTAGTAACTGCTAATATCGCCTCCGATAAAGTTAGCCAAAATATCCGCTTGTTCCTCTGCGGCAGATGTGATTCCGAACAGCTGATTGTTGAACTCTGCAATTTCGCCAATGGCAAAAATATTTGGTTGAGAGGATTGCAAGTATTGGTTTACCTTAACGCCACGACCACAAGCTACACCGGTTTCCTTGGCAATTTCTATATTCGGAATCGTTCCAATGGTATACACGATAGCATTGGCAGTAAGGATACGTCCACTTTTAAGGCCAATTTCTAGTTCATTATCATTATCAGTATCGAAAACAGTGCTGACTTCATTGTCAAAATAAATTTGAATGTCTCTCAGTTGTACTTCTTCGGCCAATAATTTGCAAGAAACGCGATCCAGTTGTCTCTCCATCAATCGAGAGGCACGCTGAATAATGGTGATTTTTACTTTTTTGTGTTTAAGTGCAGCGGCCAATTCTAGTCCTAATAAACCACCACCAACAATAACCACATGTTGCTCTTCAGATTTTAATTTGGTTCCATCCAAATAATTTTTGAGACGGTCGGCATCTTCTTTTCGACGCATAGTAAAACGGCCTGGGAGGTGCAATTGTGCATTTTCAGGAACAAAAGGTCGACTACCCGTGGCTAGAATAAGCGAGTCATACGTATGTACAATGCCTTTGCTGTCGGTAATAAGGTTGTCCGTTTTATTGATACTTTCGATAGAAACACCCGACTTCATTGTAATATTTAGTTTACTCAATGAGTCAGCCTTTATTTTTTGTAGGCTCTCCCACGAGAGTTCGTCTGTAACATACTCGGGTAAAAGAACACGGTTGTAAAAAGGATTTTCTTCGTTCGAAAACACAATTATTTCATCCGTGGTATTGATCTCACGGTAGTTTTGAATAAATCTAAAAGCGGCTGCTCCTGCACCTACAACGGCAATTTTTTCAAAAGGTTTTTCGTATTTAACTACTGCAACTGTTGTGAATTTAAAATCGGGCTCTTTTGAGATCGGATCCACCACTGTATTGGTCAGATTATTGGCTCTATTAAGATCATTGTCCAATTGTTTACCCCAATGCATCGGCAAGAAAACTACACCTTCTTTGATAGTGTCAGTGACTTTGGCTTTGACACGAACTTCTCCGTTCTCACTTGAAACAACCACAATA encodes the following:
- the cobA gene encoding uroporphyrinogen-III C-methyltransferase — encoded protein: MNKSNTPKLTIVGAGPGDVELITVKAIKALEAADVVLYDALVNEDLLQYASNAEIVFVGKRLGCHAYSQDQINELIVALAQQHGHVVRLKGGDPFIFGRGSEEIEFAHENGLETAIVPGISSSMGVPALNGISLTQRKVAESFWVITGTTSDHKLSKDVILASQSAATVVILMGMHKLNEIVAVYNENRTDDLPIGIIQNGTRADQKKVIGTMSTILNLVKDQQISSPAIIVIGEVVGNISKLTDYLEIENLEDEFVYQNLSF
- a CDS encoding acyl-CoA thioesterase, with translation MNTTFKTVTSSHITISELMLPSHTNFSGKIHGGYILSLMDQIAFACASKFCGNYCVTASVDTVNFLMPIEVGELVSMKASVNYVGRTSMIVGIRVEAENIQTGVIKHCNSSYFTMVSKDSEGKTSLVPGLILTTLKEVSRFQNCLRQIEMKKLKEEQKNVATFGSIDSILNSNKYNIKVELQ
- a CDS encoding rubredoxin, producing the protein MELTRLIVKGGVLSPSELKEIANMALEQGLDTISFGSRQDIIFPKGFQSLPPEKAGKHHFVLPNETSGNNIVSSYVSSDLLRDTPWLTGNKLLYILEQFKEQPDLKVNITDPKQQLVPLFTGHINFIASEHEDYWFLYVRLPKWERMEVYPVLIYTWDIATIYYEIEKVVRQESCGIDMIFSLVSEALDSNNRTIDAPLHVPFYPFPYYEGMNRLGIDQYWLGLYWRNNQYDLKFLQELCDLCFECKIGKICITPWKSFIVKGIPKDKKLEWEKFLGKNGINVRHSLLELNWHLPVATEWALNLKTFLVRTLDQFDISTYGLTFGIADYNRDGHYFTSIVVEKNQLPKELESIKIRDTFNVLYAKNFDANSREYIVHAQDVDKLELPNILIELSKKYFDQLGNTILDSTTESKIPKKEVMVQDVYQCQDCLTVYNSKYGDLHQDIPVGTLFEDLPADYCCSLCEAPKNNFIALSTETQEIQ